A stretch of Geobacter sp. DNA encodes these proteins:
- a CDS encoding methyl-accepting chemotaxis protein — translation EVESGTMEASKSGEALQAILEQINAVNMQVSQIATAAEEQTATTAEISNNIQQINDVVQHTAHGAQESVIAANMLSGLAEELQRLVGQFRV, via the coding sequence CGAGGTCGAGAGTGGCACCATGGAGGCGTCCAAGTCAGGTGAGGCGCTGCAGGCAATCCTGGAGCAGATCAATGCGGTGAACATGCAGGTAAGTCAGATTGCGACGGCAGCCGAGGAACAGACGGCCACCACTGCCGAGATCAGCAACAACATCCAGCAGATCAACGACGTGGTTCAGCACACCGCCCATGGTGCCCAGGAGTCGGTCATTGCCGCCAACATGCTCTCCGGTCTGGCTGAAGAGCTGCAGCGGCTGGTGGGGCAGTTCAGGGTCTGA